One stretch of Pseudobacteriovorax antillogorgiicola DNA includes these proteins:
- the cas6f gene encoding type I-F CRISPR-associated endoribonuclease Cas6/Csy4, producing the protein MKYYMELTLLPSMEVDLTFLWKKVFKQIHLCLVENNSGSIGLAWPEYDAESLTVGSKLRLFAKDESELHSLDLKKWLIRLRDYVHIRRARIVPSNIEHVCFVRKNNKKSIEKLARRASKRHGIDFDTAIKEIRQGEQMGQPRLPRIEYESLTNHHVFPIFIEKNKRDGPQEGVFSAYGLSSQSTVPDFP; encoded by the coding sequence ATGAAATACTATATGGAGTTGACCCTACTGCCTTCAATGGAAGTAGATTTAACATTTCTATGGAAAAAAGTGTTTAAGCAAATTCACCTTTGTTTAGTTGAGAATAATTCAGGCAGTATAGGTCTAGCTTGGCCTGAATATGATGCAGAAAGTCTAACCGTTGGCTCAAAGCTTCGTTTATTCGCCAAAGACGAGAGCGAACTTCATAGTTTGGACTTAAAGAAGTGGCTTATTAGGCTTCGAGACTACGTTCATATCAGGCGAGCTAGAATAGTCCCGTCAAATATTGAGCATGTATGTTTTGTTCGGAAGAACAATAAAAAAAGTATAGAAAAACTAGCAAGGCGAGCATCTAAAAGACATGGTATCGATTTTGATACCGCTATCAAGGAGATTCGTCAGGGTGAACAGATGGGTCAGCCACGGCTTCCGCGAATCGAGTATGAGAGCCTTACTAATCACCATGTCTTCCCAATTTTCATTGAAAAGAACAAGCGCGATGGGCCCCAAGAGGGAGTGTTTAGCGCTTATGGACTAAGTAGTCAATCTACCGTACCGGACTTTCCATAA
- the csy3 gene encoding type I-F CRISPR-associated protein Csy3 — translation MSKKDLVSVLAFEKKIIPSAAYMYSTAWERREKEAHELKVEEKSVRGTISNRLKKALKSDPLKLDAEVQKPNLQTVDACSLPLNHDTLKVSLTLKFLGGLHVPSACNHEGFLDSYRKTLSKYTEKYQFLELSRRYITNIANARFLWRNRVGSEKIEVVASMKTKDNEKTFVFDSYNYSTRDFEDQDQSIEELAREVAETLSSEDGYLLLKVDAYSKLGEGQEVYPSEELIMDKGKGKKGKVLYNLGGIAALHSQKIGNAIRCIDTWYPDYNSRLGPIAIEPYGSVTNMGKAFRQPKLKADFYTLFDKYARGGELEREEDEHYVMAVLIRGGVFGESDK, via the coding sequence ATGTCAAAAAAAGATTTAGTTTCGGTTTTAGCATTCGAAAAGAAAATTATCCCGTCAGCAGCGTATATGTATAGCACAGCTTGGGAAAGACGAGAAAAAGAAGCTCATGAATTGAAGGTAGAAGAAAAATCAGTTAGGGGGACTATATCAAATAGGTTAAAAAAGGCTCTCAAAAGTGACCCTCTAAAGCTAGATGCTGAGGTTCAAAAGCCCAACCTTCAAACTGTAGACGCATGTTCACTCCCTCTAAACCACGATACTTTGAAAGTATCACTTACACTGAAGTTTCTTGGTGGGTTACATGTGCCCTCAGCTTGCAATCACGAGGGGTTCCTAGACTCGTATCGAAAGACTTTATCAAAGTACACTGAAAAGTACCAGTTTTTGGAGCTGTCACGTAGATATATTACTAACATTGCCAACGCCAGATTTCTATGGAGAAACAGGGTCGGTAGTGAGAAAATCGAAGTCGTTGCTTCAATGAAAACTAAGGACAATGAAAAAACATTCGTGTTTGATAGCTACAACTACAGTACTAGAGATTTTGAAGATCAAGATCAATCAATCGAAGAACTAGCAAGGGAAGTGGCCGAGACGCTATCAAGTGAAGATGGATACTTACTACTCAAAGTCGATGCGTACTCAAAGCTTGGTGAAGGACAAGAAGTATATCCAAGCGAAGAACTTATCATGGACAAGGGTAAAGGAAAAAAAGGCAAGGTGCTCTACAATCTAGGTGGTATTGCAGCTCTTCATTCTCAGAAGATAGGAAATGCGATCCGATGTATCGATACTTGGTACCCTGACTACAATAGTAGACTTGGTCCGATTGCAATAGAGCCATATGGTTCGGTAACGAATATGGGTAAAGCCTTTCGTCAACCAAAGCTGAAAGCCGATTTTTACACACTATTCGATAAATACGCACGTGGCGGCGAGCTCGAACGAGAAGAAGATGAGCACTATGTTATGGCTGTTCTCATCCGAGGGGGCGTATTTGGGGAAAGTGATAAGTAG